The Pyrenophora tritici-repentis strain M4 chromosome 9, whole genome shotgun sequence sequence ATGTCTTTCTGGATTATGAATACACAATTCAATGTTGCCGTCCAAAACTGTACTAGGCTGTGAAGTAAAGCTGGAAACCTCAGCCCCAGCTAGGGAGTGGTATTCTGTGAGACATCGATGACGTAACACCCCAACAAGACGCGCCGGCGCACATCACGGCAGTGCAACATGCAAACCGCGGAGTACCTCATTTGGTACACTCTGGGTCCAGAACAAGATGATTGACAGGCATCAGAGGGGATCGCAGCAGGGGAAACACGTATCGGGGATGATGTGGTGGGGGGGCGTGAAGATCATTGATCGCTGAACGTGCGACTCTAAATGCCATGGGTACCCTCTGACTGTCAGATCACCGCCGCGTGGAATCTGCACACAGAGGCTGATATCCTCCTGGGCTTATTCTTAGCGTAATCTTTGTTCGTAAAGTGGCTACACAATCCAAGTTCAATCTCAAAGCGCGCATTCCGATTGCCACTGATGTTGTGGCTTGCCCGTTTACTAGTGCAGAGTGCGTACATGACGTAAAGGGCGGTTGTAGCCGTACGCCATCCTTCTTGCCGTGTGAAGGCCAAATTGCAAAGCTGGGCTGCCTACTTACTTTCATACCTCTTACCTGCATACCTCTGTACGCATTCACAAACGAGGCCTACGATCAACATGGCGACTGGAGGAGTGGTCTACAAAGACCTACTTCCTATCCCGGACACGGACCCTACAGTACACGAAGGAAAGACGACTACACTAACAGATGCACCTACGGACAGCCATGCGCTAGCTTTGAATGCTGCAAGGGCAGCTGCTCCGGAAGAGAAGGGTGCAGCGCAGGTAGGCCATGGGAGCGAAGTAGTGGACTTGGGATGGAATGAACCAAAAGAACTTGTTGCGAAGCCTTTGGTTGGCGGCTTGGGAAATGAGGACTTGTGGCTACTGGTTCGACGTTTCAACAAGGTAAGACTTCATTGTCGATGCTTCCGCAAAATAATACTGACCACTCGTAGCAAATGTACCATGTGAAGGAGATTCCTACCGCACCTCCTGGGGGGCTGGATATGAACATTGCAGATGAAGAGGAGTTCTCACCAGACAAGCTTCGCGCCAACATCGAGCGTTTGTACATGACTATTGTAAGCCCATACAGTGTAAGTTCTTATAGTGATTGAGTTTAACAGTAATAGGGCATCGGTCTAATGGGATTCGGCAAGCACATCGTTCGTATTCGCTCATGGCGGGAAACTCAACGGACTGCTTGGTTTTGCTCTGTATACTTCGCGGCGTGGCTTCTCGACATGATAATGCCACTACTTTCGGTTACTCTAGTCACTCTCATTGTATATCCACCGGCTCGCGAAATTATGTTTCCTCCAGCACCCATGGCGCTGGTCAGTTCCACTGGGGGTGTGCAGAAGCCCAAGTCTGGAACGCTGGGTAGTACAGACAGCGCTACCGGAGCCCCAGAGAACCACAAGGGAGAGGCTGTAGAACAAGAAGCGTCCAACTTTGTCAATGGCTTTGCGTCAATAGCATTGTCGAGTGCCACTGGCAAGCATCCCCAGGGTGAACCTCCGGATGAGGACTCTCCTGACAGCAACGTACCGGACCCTACAAGACTCGCCATTGGTGCTGCGGATGCAAAAGACCAGGCATCAGGCGTTAAGCCTACCAGGGACTATGATAAGACCAAAGTTCCGATGGAGACTGCCATGTGGACCAAGATGAGGCCGATCATGCATGGCTTTGCTGAGGTTACCGATACGTGGGAACGCTTCGCAAAGTAGGTCGCCGGGTATAGATTTACTGCATCAGATGCTAATTCTTGAACAGTATGCTTGAACCGACTCCCCCATTCCCGAAAAACAGGTTTCACTTCCGAGTTGCAGCGGTCGTTGctcctgtcgtccttgtATCACTCTTTACCTCCTCATATATGTTCATGAAGGGGGTCACATTCGGTGTTGGGTTCGGATTCTTCGGTGACCCTATCATCCAGAGAGGCCTATCACTTCTTAACAGGAAGTACCCTAACTGGCAAAAGTTGCTCGAGCTCCGAAACACGCTTCTCAAAGGCGTCCCTACCAACGCCCAACTCACCGTCACTCTCCTCCGTATCGGCGAAGCAAACAAAGCTCCACTACCTCCACCACCCCATATTGCGGAGCCGCCTCCAGACAAACCAGTCGATATCAACGAAGAAGAGCTCCGTGCCACGGGCGCAGATTGGCCTCTCAATGCAACGCAAGAAGAGCTCGATGCAGCCATGGCACACGACTCAACTACAGCCCACGAAACAGGCGGCGAAGACATCGACAAAGCCAAAGACAGCAAGCACGGTAAAAAGGGAACGAAGATCCTAAATTTCTTCCGCGGCACTGTAAAAGGCGGCGTAGAAACTACAATGACAGCCGACAAAGTCAAAGCAGCTGCCGGCTCTACCCACGCAAAGAACAGACTAGGTGCCGTACCCCCTCGCGGAATGGATCTGACTTCCGGACCCGTCGAGTTCAAAGCGCGGTTCGATGGCAAAAAGGGCCATGTGTacatcaccaccaaggcCACTATTCCCAGTATCGCTTTCTCGACTGACAAGACAATCGAAAAGATTGGAAGTGTAGATAGAGAGGACTTGCATCCTTTGTGGAGTCTGCCCGTGGGCGATATCATGGAGATGAGGAAGGTGGGCGGGTTTGGGTGGAAGGCGAGGCTGGTGGTTGGGTGGGCGATGGGTAGGGAGGTGGCGGATGGCTTGGTGATTACGGATCGGAGGCTGAATGAGTACCGGATTACGGCGCTACCGTTGAGGGATGAGCTGTTTAATCGGCTTGTTGCTATGGGTGGGCAGAAGTGGGAGTGCTGGTAGTAGTGGATGCTCCTGATGGTTTGGCTTTTGAGATTGAGAGGAGAGATACATGTGCTGCATAATTGGTGTTTGGCATATATACCCGTCATACTAATTCCTATGTCAATTATTCGGAAGTGAGTTACTGAGATGCAGTTGGAAAGTTTGTCTAGCCGTGAACTCCGCAACTATGCTTATATGTCCAAAAACGCAAACAATAATCCCCTGTGGTATGATTCAAGGTACTTTTCCTCTGCTGACGTTACCCTGATCATGTAGCTTAAAGCCTACATCTCATCCATGTCCTCATTGTCATCCTCCTCACCTCGACCTGCAGCCGCCACACCCGCCTCAAACGAGGCACAACCCTTTGCCGCAGCAAGCGCAAGTTGGTACTTCATAGTCGTCTTGTTAACGTTAGAAGTCATGTGCTTGGACTTGCACATCTTCTGCAGATCCTTCTGGCTGTACTCATCGTCTGCATCCCTGAGCGCCTCCACCAGGTTCTTCACACTCTGGTGGCGCGGAAGATCAAGACCGCGGTCATTACACAGGTGGATGAGATCATCGACGGAGAGGTAGGTGCGAGGGTCGGGCGTGTCTTTCGTTGTGTCTTTGGCACAGGGGACGGTGAAGGTAGAGTGCTTCTTTTCCTCTTGACCCTGCTTCTGCTTCTTGATCTGGGCGTTCCGTTGGGTTTTAGCCAGGGAGTTCTCAGCAGCACGGTTCGCACGCATGCGAGCAGATGCAGCGCGAGCCATTGCGCGCTCGgctttctcttcttccttctGGGCGCGGGAATTAGCGATTTCTTCGGCCTTTTGGGCGTTACGGGCTTTCGTGATGTTCTTTGCTTTCGCTTCTGCGGCTTCTTTGGCCTCCTTTG is a genomic window containing:
- a CDS encoding DUF3292 domain containing protein, which translates into the protein MATGGVVYKDLLPIPDTDPTVHEGKTTTLTDAPTDSHALALNAARAAAPEEKGAAQVGHGSEVVDLGWNEPKELVAKPLVGGLGNEDLWLLVRRFNKQMYHVKEIPTAPPGGLDMNIADEEEFSPDKLRANIERLYMTIGIGLMGFGKHIVRIRSWRETQRTAWFCSVYFAAWLLDMIMPLLSVTLVTLIVYPPAREIMFPPAPMALVSSTGGVQKPKSGTLGSTDSATGAPENHKGEAVEQEASNFVNGFASIALSSATGKHPQGEPPDEDSPDSNVPDPTRLAIGAADAKDQASGVKPTRDYDKTKVPMETAMWTKMRPIMHGFAEVTDTWERFANMLEPTPPFPKNRFHFRVAAVVAPVVLVSLFTSSYMFMKGVTFGVGFGFFGDPIIQRGLSLLNRKYPNWQKLLELRNTLLKGVPTNAQLTVTLLRIGEANKAPLPPPPHIAEPPPDKPVDINEEELRATGADWPLNATQEELDAAMAHDSTTAHETGGEDIDKAKDSKHGKKGTKILNFFRGTVKGGVETTMTADKVKAAAGSTHAKNRLGAVPPRGMDLTSGPVEFKARFDGKKGHVLEV